One segment of Falco rusticolus isolate bFalRus1 chromosome 3, bFalRus1.pri, whole genome shotgun sequence DNA contains the following:
- the OPLAH gene encoding 5-oxoprolinase isoform X3 encodes MAAAAAGPAGFQFAIDRGGTFTDVFARCPGGRVRVLKLLSEDPAYGDAPTEGIRRVLQEEVAVPEVLYEEVIEVDERLIPHQPGCRLPGKETLPVLEGSTGASLLVQRPLELSALRQELEGVLARGIRSLAVLLLHSYAWPGHEEQVGALARELGFQHVSLSSAVAAMVRAVPRGYTACADAYLTPCIHRYLESFRAGFAHQLQEVPVLFMRSDGGLTPMEHFSGARAILSGPAGGVVGYAMTTYRREDGQPVIGFDMGGTSTDVSRYAGEYEHVFEASTAGVSIQAPQLDINTVAAGGGSRLFFRSGLFVVGPESAGAHPGPACYRKGGPLTVTDANLCLGRLLPEYFPCIFGPGEDQPLCREAAAVAFGELAARIDAFLASTTAGTHQPLSVEEVAMGFVRVANEAMCRPIRALTQARGHDTAQHVLACFGGAGGQHACAIARALGMSRVFIHKYSGILSAFGLALADVVHEAQTPCALRYEPAAFPRLDERIAALERECRDALRAQGFAGEQIRTEAFLHLRYEGTDCALMCSAKGHPPTPRSCHAGDFQAAFTSRYLREFGFTIPDRPVVVDDVRVRGTGSSGISCETPLAPSGKPARVETVTRCYFEEGYLETPVFLLEELACDHTIPGPAIIIDKNSTIVVEPGCTASLTSFGDVCIAIGSGRPRPIGPQLDAVQLSIFSHRFMSIAEQMGRILQRTAISTNIKERLDFSCALFGPDGGLVSNAPHIPVHLGAMQETVQFQVGGSPGSPWHPPGTPWGPAQPFLVLPQIRNLGEDLREGDVILSNHPCAGGSHLPDLTVITPVFWPGVPKPVFFVASRGHHADIGGITPGSMPPHSKALREEGAVFVSFKLVKDGIFQEEVVTEALMAPGRIPGCSGTRNLQDNLSDLRAQVAANQKGIQLVTELIRLYGLPVVQAYMAHIQANAEVAVREMLKGFAARWGTAVEAEDRMDDGSPIRLRVQVDPQEGSAVFDFSGSGPEVYGNCNAPRAITLSALIYCLRCMVGQDIPLNQGCLAPVRVVIPKGSILDPSPEAAVVGGNVLTSQRVVDVIFKAFGVCAASQGCMNNVTFGNERVGYYETVAGGAGAGPHWHGRSGVHTHMTNTRITDPEILEQRYPVVLQRFELRRGSGGSGRCRGGDGVVRELLFREDMVLSVLSERRAVRPYGLRGGSPGAPGLNLLLRRDGRTINLGAKTSVPVEPGDVFRLQTPGGGGFGSPGDGGEPEETARPLVPQSFAERGSVFEYRRAQEAV; translated from the exons atggcggcggcggcggcggggcccgccggGTTCCAGTTCGCCATCGATCGCGGCGGCACCTTCACCGACGTCTTCGCCCGCTGCCCCGGCGGCCGCGTCCGCGTCCTCAAGCTGCTCTCCGAGGACCCGGCGTACGGGGATGCCCCCACCGAGGGCATCCGCCGTGTCCTGCAGGAG gaggTGGCTGTGCCGGAGGTGCTGTACGAGGAGGTGATCGAGGTGGACGAGCGGCTGATCCCACACCAGCCTGGCTGCCGCctcccagggaaggagacccTCCCAGTGCTGGAAG GCTCCACGGGGGCATCCCTGCTGGTGCAGCGGCCGCTGGAGCTGTCGGCGCTGCGGCAGGAGCTGGAAGGTGTGCTGGCCCGTGGCATCCGCAGCCTGGCCGTGTTGCTGCTCCACTCCTACGC CTGGCCCGGCCATGAGGAGCAGGTCGGGGCGCTGGCACGGGAGCTGGGGTTCCAGCACGTCTCCCTCTCCTCTGCGGTGGCGGCCATGGTGCGGGCGGTGCCGCGGGGCTACACAGCCTGCGCAGACGCCTACCTCACCCCCTGCATCCACCGCTACCTGGAGAGCTTCCGCGCCGGCTTCGcccaccagctgcag GAGGTGCCGGTGCTGTTCATGCGCTCGGACGGGGGGCTCACCCCCATGGAGCACTTCAGTGGGGCCCGTGCCATCCTCTCTGGCCCAGCTGGCGGCGTGGTGGGCTACGCCATGACCACCTACCGTCGCGAGGACGGGCAGCCCGTCATCGGCTTTGACATGGGAG GTACCTCGACGGATGTCAGCCGCTACGCTGGCGAGTACGAGCATGTCTTTGAGGCCAGCACCGCCGGCGTCAGCATCCAGGCGCCACAGCTCGACATCAACACCGTGGCGGCTGGCGGTGGCTCCCGGCTCTTCTTcag GTCCGGGCTCTTTGTGGTTGGCCCTGAATCAGCGGGCGCCCACCCCGGCCCAGCCTGCTATCGCAAAG GGGGTCCGCTGACCGTCACCGATGCCAACCTCTGCCTGGGCCGCCTGCTCCCTGAGTACTTCCCCTGCATCTTCGGGCCGGGCGAGGACCAGCCGCTGTgccgggaggcggcggcggtggcgtTCGGCGAGTTGGCTGCCCGCATCGATGCCTTCCTGGCCAGCACCACCGCCGGCACCCACCAGCCCCTCTCGGTGGAGGAGGTGGCCATGGGCTTCGTGCGGGTGGCCAATGAAGCCATGTGCCGGCCCATCCGCGCCCTGACGCAG GCCCGGGGCCACGACACCGCCCAGCACGTGCTGGCCTGttttgggggtgcaggggggcaGCACGCCTGCGCCATCGCCCGCGCCCTGGGCATGAGCAGGGTCTTCATCCACAA GTACAGCGGGATCCTGTCGGCCTTCGGGCTGGCGCTGGCGGACGTGGTGCACGAGGCGCAGACCCCCTGCGCCCTCCGCTACGAGCCGGCCGCCTTCCCTCGGCTGGATGAGCGCATCGCTGCACTGGAGCGGGAGTGCCGGGACGCGCTGCGGGCGCAGGGCTTTGCCGG GGAGCAGATCCGCACGGAGGCTTTCCTGCACCTGCGCTACGAGGGCACCGACTGTGCCCTCATGTGCTCCGCCAAGGGCCACCCACCCACGCCGCGGTCCTGCCACGCCGGGGACTTCCAGGCTGCCTTCACCAGCCG GTACCTGAGGGAGTTCGGCTTCACCATCCCTGACCGGCCAGTGGTGGTGGACGACGTGCGGGTGCGTGGCACGGGCAGCAGCGGCATCAGCTGCGAGACTCCCCTGGCCCCCAGTGGGAAACCAGCGCGTGTGGAGACG GTGACGCGGTGCTACTTCGAGGAGGGTTACCTGGAGACTCCGGTGTttctgctggaggagctggccTGCGACCACACCATCCCCGGCCCCGCCATCATCATTGACAAGAACAG caccatCGTGGTGGAACCTGGCTGCACTGCCAGCCTCACCAGCTTCGGTGACGTCTGCATCGCCATCGGCTCGGGGCGCCCGCGCCCCATCGGCCCCCAGCTTGACGCTGTCCAGCTGTCCATCTTCTCCCACCGCTTCATGAGCATCGCAG AGCAGATGGGCCGCATCCTGCAGCGGACGGCCATCTCCACCAACATCAAGGAGCGCCTGGACTTCTCTTGCGCGCTTTTCGGACCAGACGGGGGGCTGGTCTCCAACGCCCCCCACATCCCCGTCCACCTGGGTGCCATGCAGGAGACCGTCCAGTTCCAGGTAGGAGGGTCCCCAGGATCCCCCTGGCACCCCCCTGGCACCCCCTGGGGACCTGCTCAGCCCTTCCTGGTGCTGCCACAGATCCGCAACCTCGGTGAGGACCTGCGGGAAGGGGACGTCATCCTCAGCAACCACCCCTGCGCCGGGGGCAGCCACCTGCCCGACCTCACCGTCATCACCCCT GTCTTCTGGCCAGGTGTCCCCAAGCCCGTCTTCTTTGTGGCCAGCCGCGGGCACCATGCAGACATAGGGGGCATCACCCCCGGCTCCATGCCCCCCCACTCCAAGGCGCTGCGGGAGGAGGGGGCTGTCTTTGTCTCCTTCAAGCTGGTGAAAGATGGCATCTTCCAGGAGGAGG TGGTGACGGAGGCCCTGATGGCACCGGGCCGCATCCCGGGCTGCAGCGGGACCCGGAACCTGCAGGACAACCTGTCGGACCTGCGGGCCCAGGTGGCTGCCAACCAGAAGGGCATCCAGCTGGTCACTGAGCTCATCCGCCTCTATGGCCTCCCGGTCGTCCAGGCATACATGGCCCACATCCAG GCCAATGCCGAGGTGGCCGTGCGGGAGATGCTGAAGGGTTTCGCCGCACGCTGGGGCACTGCGGTGGAGGCTGAGGACCGCATGGACGACGGCTCGCCCATCCGGCTGCGCGTGCAGGTGGACCCCCAGGAG GGTAGTGCTGTCTTTGACTTCTCGGGCTCGGGGCCGGAGGTGTACGGTAACTGCAACGCGCCACGCGCCATCACCCTGTCCGCCCTCATCTACTGCCTGCGCTGCATGGTGGGCCAGGACATCCCCCTCAACCAG GGCTGCCTGGCCCCCGTGCGAGTGGTCATCCCCAAGGGCTCCATCCTGGACCCCTCGCCCGAGGCTGCCGTGGTGGGGGGCAACGTCCTCACCTCCCAGCGCGTGGTGGATGTCATCTTTAAAGCCTTCGGCGTCTGTGCTGCCTCACAG GGCTGCATGAACAACGTCACCTTCGGGAACGAGCGGGTGGGCTACTACGAGACGGTGGCAGGGGGCGCGGGGGCTGGCCCGCACTGGCACGGCCGCAGCGGGGTCCACACGCACATGACCAACACCCGCATCACTGACCCCGAGATCCTGGAGCAGCG GTACCCCGTGGTCCTGCAGCGCTTTGAGCTGCGGCGGGGCTCGGGGGGCTCAGGGCGCTGCCGCGGTGGCGACGGCGTCGTGCGGGAGCTGCTCTTCCGTGAGGACATGGTGCTGTCGGTGCTGAGCGAGCGCCGTGCCGTCCGCCCCTACGGCCTGCGAG GGGGCAGCCCTGGCGCCCCAGGGCTCAACCTGCTGCTGCGCCGCGACGGCCGAACCATCAACCTGGGCGCCAAGACATCAGTGCCGGTGGAGCCAGGG GATGTATTCCGCCTGCAGacccccggcgggggcggctTTGGCtcccctggggatgggggggaacCCGAGGAGACGGCTCGGCCGCTGGTGCCGCAGAGCTTTGCGGAGCGTGGGAGCGTCTTCGAGTACCGCCGGGCGCAGGAGGCTGTCTGA
- the OPLAH gene encoding 5-oxoprolinase isoform X1, which translates to MAAAAAGPAGFQFAIDRGGTFTDVFARCPGGRVRVLKLLSEDPAYGDAPTEGIRRVLQEESGVPVPRDQPLDASGIEWIRMGTTVATNALLERRGERLALVVTRGFRDLLHIGTQARPRIFDLEVAVPEVLYEEVIEVDERLIPHQPGCRLPGKETLPVLEGSTGASLLVQRPLELSALRQELEGVLARGIRSLAVLLLHSYAWPGHEEQVGALARELGFQHVSLSSAVAAMVRAVPRGYTACADAYLTPCIHRYLESFRAGFAHQLQEVPVLFMRSDGGLTPMEHFSGARAILSGPAGGVVGYAMTTYRREDGQPVIGFDMGGTSTDVSRYAGEYEHVFEASTAGVSIQAPQLDINTVAAGGGSRLFFRSGLFVVGPESAGAHPGPACYRKGGPLTVTDANLCLGRLLPEYFPCIFGPGEDQPLCREAAAVAFGELAARIDAFLASTTAGTHQPLSVEEVAMGFVRVANEAMCRPIRALTQARGHDTAQHVLACFGGAGGQHACAIARALGMSRVFIHKYSGILSAFGLALADVVHEAQTPCALRYEPAAFPRLDERIAALERECRDALRAQGFAGEQIRTEAFLHLRYEGTDCALMCSAKGHPPTPRSCHAGDFQAAFTSRYLREFGFTIPDRPVVVDDVRVRGTGSSGISCETPLAPSGKPARVETVTRCYFEEGYLETPVFLLEELACDHTIPGPAIIIDKNSTIVVEPGCTASLTSFGDVCIAIGSGRPRPIGPQLDAVQLSIFSHRFMSIAEQMGRILQRTAISTNIKERLDFSCALFGPDGGLVSNAPHIPVHLGAMQETVQFQVGGSPGSPWHPPGTPWGPAQPFLVLPQIRNLGEDLREGDVILSNHPCAGGSHLPDLTVITPVFWPGVPKPVFFVASRGHHADIGGITPGSMPPHSKALREEGAVFVSFKLVKDGIFQEEVVTEALMAPGRIPGCSGTRNLQDNLSDLRAQVAANQKGIQLVTELIRLYGLPVVQAYMAHIQANAEVAVREMLKGFAARWGTAVEAEDRMDDGSPIRLRVQVDPQEGSAVFDFSGSGPEVYGNCNAPRAITLSALIYCLRCMVGQDIPLNQGCLAPVRVVIPKGSILDPSPEAAVVGGNVLTSQRVVDVIFKAFGVCAASQGCMNNVTFGNERVGYYETVAGGAGAGPHWHGRSGVHTHMTNTRITDPEILEQRYPVVLQRFELRRGSGGSGRCRGGDGVVRELLFREDMVLSVLSERRAVRPYGLRGGSPGAPGLNLLLRRDGRTINLGAKTSVPVEPGDVFRLQTPGGGGFGSPGDGGEPEETARPLVPQSFAERGSVFEYRRAQEAV; encoded by the exons atggcggcggcggcggcggggcccgccggGTTCCAGTTCGCCATCGATCGCGGCGGCACCTTCACCGACGTCTTCGCCCGCTGCCCCGGCGGCCGCGTCCGCGTCCTCAAGCTGCTCTCCGAGGACCCGGCGTACGGGGATGCCCCCACCGAGGGCATCCGCCGTGTCCTGCAGGAG GAGAGCGGTGTGCCGGTGCCACGGGATCAGCCCCTGGACGCCTCTGGCATCGAGTGGATCCGCATGGGCACCACGGTGGCCACCAATGCGCTGCTGGAGCGCCGGGGTGAGCGCCTGGCGCTGGTGGTCACCCGCGGCTTCCGTGACCTTCTGCACATCGGCACCCAGGCCCGGCCCCGCATCTTCGACCTG gaggTGGCTGTGCCGGAGGTGCTGTACGAGGAGGTGATCGAGGTGGACGAGCGGCTGATCCCACACCAGCCTGGCTGCCGCctcccagggaaggagacccTCCCAGTGCTGGAAG GCTCCACGGGGGCATCCCTGCTGGTGCAGCGGCCGCTGGAGCTGTCGGCGCTGCGGCAGGAGCTGGAAGGTGTGCTGGCCCGTGGCATCCGCAGCCTGGCCGTGTTGCTGCTCCACTCCTACGC CTGGCCCGGCCATGAGGAGCAGGTCGGGGCGCTGGCACGGGAGCTGGGGTTCCAGCACGTCTCCCTCTCCTCTGCGGTGGCGGCCATGGTGCGGGCGGTGCCGCGGGGCTACACAGCCTGCGCAGACGCCTACCTCACCCCCTGCATCCACCGCTACCTGGAGAGCTTCCGCGCCGGCTTCGcccaccagctgcag GAGGTGCCGGTGCTGTTCATGCGCTCGGACGGGGGGCTCACCCCCATGGAGCACTTCAGTGGGGCCCGTGCCATCCTCTCTGGCCCAGCTGGCGGCGTGGTGGGCTACGCCATGACCACCTACCGTCGCGAGGACGGGCAGCCCGTCATCGGCTTTGACATGGGAG GTACCTCGACGGATGTCAGCCGCTACGCTGGCGAGTACGAGCATGTCTTTGAGGCCAGCACCGCCGGCGTCAGCATCCAGGCGCCACAGCTCGACATCAACACCGTGGCGGCTGGCGGTGGCTCCCGGCTCTTCTTcag GTCCGGGCTCTTTGTGGTTGGCCCTGAATCAGCGGGCGCCCACCCCGGCCCAGCCTGCTATCGCAAAG GGGGTCCGCTGACCGTCACCGATGCCAACCTCTGCCTGGGCCGCCTGCTCCCTGAGTACTTCCCCTGCATCTTCGGGCCGGGCGAGGACCAGCCGCTGTgccgggaggcggcggcggtggcgtTCGGCGAGTTGGCTGCCCGCATCGATGCCTTCCTGGCCAGCACCACCGCCGGCACCCACCAGCCCCTCTCGGTGGAGGAGGTGGCCATGGGCTTCGTGCGGGTGGCCAATGAAGCCATGTGCCGGCCCATCCGCGCCCTGACGCAG GCCCGGGGCCACGACACCGCCCAGCACGTGCTGGCCTGttttgggggtgcaggggggcaGCACGCCTGCGCCATCGCCCGCGCCCTGGGCATGAGCAGGGTCTTCATCCACAA GTACAGCGGGATCCTGTCGGCCTTCGGGCTGGCGCTGGCGGACGTGGTGCACGAGGCGCAGACCCCCTGCGCCCTCCGCTACGAGCCGGCCGCCTTCCCTCGGCTGGATGAGCGCATCGCTGCACTGGAGCGGGAGTGCCGGGACGCGCTGCGGGCGCAGGGCTTTGCCGG GGAGCAGATCCGCACGGAGGCTTTCCTGCACCTGCGCTACGAGGGCACCGACTGTGCCCTCATGTGCTCCGCCAAGGGCCACCCACCCACGCCGCGGTCCTGCCACGCCGGGGACTTCCAGGCTGCCTTCACCAGCCG GTACCTGAGGGAGTTCGGCTTCACCATCCCTGACCGGCCAGTGGTGGTGGACGACGTGCGGGTGCGTGGCACGGGCAGCAGCGGCATCAGCTGCGAGACTCCCCTGGCCCCCAGTGGGAAACCAGCGCGTGTGGAGACG GTGACGCGGTGCTACTTCGAGGAGGGTTACCTGGAGACTCCGGTGTttctgctggaggagctggccTGCGACCACACCATCCCCGGCCCCGCCATCATCATTGACAAGAACAG caccatCGTGGTGGAACCTGGCTGCACTGCCAGCCTCACCAGCTTCGGTGACGTCTGCATCGCCATCGGCTCGGGGCGCCCGCGCCCCATCGGCCCCCAGCTTGACGCTGTCCAGCTGTCCATCTTCTCCCACCGCTTCATGAGCATCGCAG AGCAGATGGGCCGCATCCTGCAGCGGACGGCCATCTCCACCAACATCAAGGAGCGCCTGGACTTCTCTTGCGCGCTTTTCGGACCAGACGGGGGGCTGGTCTCCAACGCCCCCCACATCCCCGTCCACCTGGGTGCCATGCAGGAGACCGTCCAGTTCCAGGTAGGAGGGTCCCCAGGATCCCCCTGGCACCCCCCTGGCACCCCCTGGGGACCTGCTCAGCCCTTCCTGGTGCTGCCACAGATCCGCAACCTCGGTGAGGACCTGCGGGAAGGGGACGTCATCCTCAGCAACCACCCCTGCGCCGGGGGCAGCCACCTGCCCGACCTCACCGTCATCACCCCT GTCTTCTGGCCAGGTGTCCCCAAGCCCGTCTTCTTTGTGGCCAGCCGCGGGCACCATGCAGACATAGGGGGCATCACCCCCGGCTCCATGCCCCCCCACTCCAAGGCGCTGCGGGAGGAGGGGGCTGTCTTTGTCTCCTTCAAGCTGGTGAAAGATGGCATCTTCCAGGAGGAGG TGGTGACGGAGGCCCTGATGGCACCGGGCCGCATCCCGGGCTGCAGCGGGACCCGGAACCTGCAGGACAACCTGTCGGACCTGCGGGCCCAGGTGGCTGCCAACCAGAAGGGCATCCAGCTGGTCACTGAGCTCATCCGCCTCTATGGCCTCCCGGTCGTCCAGGCATACATGGCCCACATCCAG GCCAATGCCGAGGTGGCCGTGCGGGAGATGCTGAAGGGTTTCGCCGCACGCTGGGGCACTGCGGTGGAGGCTGAGGACCGCATGGACGACGGCTCGCCCATCCGGCTGCGCGTGCAGGTGGACCCCCAGGAG GGTAGTGCTGTCTTTGACTTCTCGGGCTCGGGGCCGGAGGTGTACGGTAACTGCAACGCGCCACGCGCCATCACCCTGTCCGCCCTCATCTACTGCCTGCGCTGCATGGTGGGCCAGGACATCCCCCTCAACCAG GGCTGCCTGGCCCCCGTGCGAGTGGTCATCCCCAAGGGCTCCATCCTGGACCCCTCGCCCGAGGCTGCCGTGGTGGGGGGCAACGTCCTCACCTCCCAGCGCGTGGTGGATGTCATCTTTAAAGCCTTCGGCGTCTGTGCTGCCTCACAG GGCTGCATGAACAACGTCACCTTCGGGAACGAGCGGGTGGGCTACTACGAGACGGTGGCAGGGGGCGCGGGGGCTGGCCCGCACTGGCACGGCCGCAGCGGGGTCCACACGCACATGACCAACACCCGCATCACTGACCCCGAGATCCTGGAGCAGCG GTACCCCGTGGTCCTGCAGCGCTTTGAGCTGCGGCGGGGCTCGGGGGGCTCAGGGCGCTGCCGCGGTGGCGACGGCGTCGTGCGGGAGCTGCTCTTCCGTGAGGACATGGTGCTGTCGGTGCTGAGCGAGCGCCGTGCCGTCCGCCCCTACGGCCTGCGAG GGGGCAGCCCTGGCGCCCCAGGGCTCAACCTGCTGCTGCGCCGCGACGGCCGAACCATCAACCTGGGCGCCAAGACATCAGTGCCGGTGGAGCCAGGG GATGTATTCCGCCTGCAGacccccggcgggggcggctTTGGCtcccctggggatgggggggaacCCGAGGAGACGGCTCGGCCGCTGGTGCCGCAGAGCTTTGCGGAGCGTGGGAGCGTCTTCGAGTACCGCCGGGCGCAGGAGGCTGTCTGA